The Scomber japonicus isolate fScoJap1 chromosome 8, fScoJap1.pri, whole genome shotgun sequence genome has a segment encoding these proteins:
- the zic3 gene encoding zinc finger protein ZIC 3, producing the protein MTMLLDSGPQFASLGMGGFGTPRHHEIGNRDPSLGLNPFSDSSHSAAFKISPVAHDIASSQTSAFTPQATGYAAALGHSHGGQVGSYSGGAFNSTRDFLFRNRSVGEPTAPSAQHGIFAASAGSLHGPPGITDNPGHLLFPGLHDQGVSHTSPSGHVVNSQMHLGLRGDIFGRPDPYRPVASPRTDPYGAQLHNYNHPINMNMGMNVPTHHGPGAFFRYMRQPIKQELSCKWIDENQMNRPKKTCDRTFSTMHEMVTHVSMEHVGGPEQSNHICYWEDCPREGKSFKAKYKLVNHIRVHTGEKPFPCPFPGCGKIFARSENLKIHKRTHTGEKPFKCEFDGCDRRFANSSDRKKHMHVHTSDKPYICKVCDKSYTHPSSLRKHMKVHESQGSESSPAASSGYESSTPPVLVSATTEDPTKTPPSAVQNTSGHSEGLAPNFNEWYV; encoded by the exons ATGACTATGCTTCTTGATAGCGGTCCGCAGTTCGCATCGTTAGGAATGGGGGGTTTCGGGACACCAAGGCACCACGAAATCGGTAACAGAGACCCGAGTCTGGGACTCAATCCTTTCTCCGATTCCTCCCACTCCGCAGCGTTCAAAATCAGCCCCGTAGCTCACGATATTGCCTCCAGTCAGACATCAGCTTTCACCCCGCAAGCCACTGGATATGCAGCCGCGCTGGGACACTCTCACGGCGGGCAGGTGGGCTCGTACAGTGGGGGAGCGTTCAATTCAACACGGGACTTTCTCTTCCGGAACCGGAGCGTTGGAGAGCCCACAGCGCCGAGCGCCCAGCATGGGATCTTTGCAGCTTCGGCGGGGAGCCTCCACGGGCCGCCGGGGATCACCGATAACCCCGGACATCTGTTGTTTCCAGGACTTCACGACCAGGGGGTGAGCCACACTTCACCGAGTGGACATGTAGTTAACAGCCAAATGCATCTTGGCTTACGAGGGGACATTTTCGGAAGACCTGATCCGTACCGTCCGGTCGCAAGCCCTCGGACGGACCCCTACGGGGCTCAGCTCCACAACTACAACCATCCTATCAATATGAACATGGGGATGAATGTGCCGACACACCACGGTCCAGGGGCCTTCTTTAGATACATGAGGCAGCCGATTAAACAAGAATTATCCTGCAAATGGATAGACGAGAACCAGATGAACAGACCCAAAAAGACTTGTGATAGGACTTTCAGCACCATGCATGAGATGGTCACTCATGTGTCCATGGAGCACGTCGGCGGCCCCGAGCAGAGCAACCACATCTGCTACTGGGAGGACTGTCCGAGAGAAGGGAAATCTTTTAAGGCCAAGTACAAACTCGTCAACCACATCCGTGTGCACACAGGCGAGAAACCGTTCCCATGCCCGTTCCCCGGATGTGGGAAAATATTCGCCAGATCGGAAAATTTGAAAATCCACAAAAGAACACATACAG GTGAGAAGCCGTTTAAGTGTGAATTTGATGGCTGTGACAGACGCTTCGCCAACAGCAGCGACAGGAAAAAgcacatgcatgtgcacacatcAGACAAGCCATACATCTGCAAAGTGTGCGACAAGTCATACACACACCCCAGCTCTCTCAGGAAACACATGAAG gtACATGAGTCTCAAGGATCTGAATCGTCTCCAGCAGCAAGCTCCGGATACGAGTCATCCACACCGCCAGTGCTGGTTTCAGCCACCACCGAGGACCCGACAAAAACACCGCCGTCAGCCGTGCAAAACACGTCTGGTCACAGCGAAGGACTGGCACCCAACTTTAATGAATGGTACGTTTGA